A window of the Acidimicrobiales bacterium genome harbors these coding sequences:
- a CDS encoding polysaccharide deacetylase family protein, with amino-acid sequence MTSVLERLGHPDDARLVIVTCDGLGSSNAANRGVYDALRNGLGTTSAIQMPCPWARGAAAEYGGEDVGVSLTLNSEYELYRWGPLTHAPSLLDGDGGMPRTAADLWDHADTEEVLRECRAQVERAVLWGFDVSHLDAHLGTLYSRPEFFDVYLELAYEFRLPISLPDPSVDLGFPARDLAADEGVLMPDHTVVVPLGHEARSRLQTALGQLEPGVTELHVRPAADTPELRAITPHWAAHVGDAHLITNDSAFRQLLATCGATPIGYRALRDAQRAGASTGI; translated from the coding sequence GTGACATCAGTACTGGAACGCCTCGGCCATCCCGACGACGCCCGACTCGTGATCGTGACCTGCGACGGCCTCGGTTCGTCGAACGCCGCCAATCGCGGCGTCTACGATGCGCTGCGCAACGGTCTCGGCACCACCTCGGCGATCCAGATGCCCTGCCCGTGGGCCCGCGGCGCCGCTGCCGAGTACGGCGGTGAAGACGTCGGCGTGTCGCTCACGCTCAACAGCGAGTACGAGCTGTACCGGTGGGGCCCGCTCACCCACGCCCCCTCACTCCTCGACGGCGACGGCGGCATGCCCCGTACCGCCGCCGACCTGTGGGACCACGCCGACACCGAAGAGGTGCTCCGCGAGTGCCGCGCGCAGGTCGAGCGAGCCGTGCTCTGGGGGTTCGACGTGTCCCACCTCGACGCCCATCTCGGCACGCTCTACAGCCGACCCGAGTTCTTCGATGTCTACCTCGAGCTGGCGTATGAGTTCCGACTCCCGATCAGCCTGCCCGACCCCAGCGTCGACCTTGGTTTCCCGGCTCGCGACCTCGCGGCCGATGAGGGTGTGCTCATGCCCGACCACACCGTGGTGGTGCCCCTCGGCCATGAGGCTCGCAGCCGGCTCCAAACCGCACTCGGCCAACTCGAGCCCGGCGTCACCGAGCTCCACGTTCGCCCCGCCGCCGACACCCCCGAACTCCGCGCCATCACCCCCCACTGGGCAGCGCACGTCGGTGACGCGCATCTGATCACCAACGACTCGGCCTTCCGCCAACTGCTTGCCACGTGCGGCGCCACTCCCATCGG
- a CDS encoding thermonuclease family protein codes for MAIVDGDTLDLDIEGVTERVRLLGIDTPESVSSTTPDQCFGHEATEALRGLLPIETQVDLERDLEARDRYGRLLLYLHRSSDGLFVNEWLLDGGFANAVSYAPNDRLAARFSRTEADARARGAGLWSRCDGPDQPLE; via the coding sequence GTGGCCATCGTCGACGGTGACACCCTCGATCTCGACATCGAGGGTGTCACCGAACGAGTGCGGCTCCTGGGGATCGACACGCCCGAATCGGTGTCGTCGACCACGCCCGACCAGTGCTTCGGCCACGAAGCCACCGAGGCGCTCCGCGGCCTGTTGCCGATCGAGACCCAGGTCGACCTCGAACGCGACCTCGAAGCCCGCGATCGGTACGGCCGACTCTTGCTCTACCTCCATCGATCGAGCGACGGGCTCTTCGTCAACGAGTGGCTCCTCGACGGCGGCTTCGCCAACGCCGTGAGCTACGCCCCCAACGACCGGTTGGCGGCGCGTTTCTCCCGCACCGAGGCCGATGCTCGAGCCCGGGGCGCCGGGCTGTGGTCCCGATGCGACGGGCCGGATCAACCACTCGAGTGA
- a CDS encoding steroid 3-ketoacyl-CoA thiolase: MATPTSPTDVVIIDAVRSPIGRRNGGLSTMHPADLLGKVHEALFERTGVDPAQVGQVVTGCVSQVGEQSFNIGRTAWLAAGLPESVANTTIDTQCGSSQQATNFATALIASGVVDIAVACGVETMSRIPIGINSNKKLGLGVPIPGPYFERYEMTSQFEGAERIADKWGISREDTDAFGLLSQQRAAQAWDEDRFATQIVPIEAPERGEDGEKLDTTHLITRDEGLRETTLEKLATLKPVAREDGVHTAGSASQISDGAAAVLMMSAAKAEELGLTPMARVIDTALVGVDPVLMLTGPIDATRHMLERTGLTLDDIDLFEINEAFASVVLAWAKEFDTDVEKVNPNGGAIALGHPLGGTGAFLMTKAVHELHRADKNTALITMCCGGGIGTGTIIERIS; the protein is encoded by the coding sequence ATGGCTACTCCCACCTCCCCCACCGACGTCGTGATCATCGATGCGGTCCGTTCCCCCATCGGTCGTCGCAACGGCGGTCTGTCCACCATGCATCCCGCCGATCTCCTCGGCAAGGTCCACGAGGCCCTGTTCGAGCGCACCGGCGTCGATCCGGCCCAGGTTGGGCAGGTCGTCACCGGCTGTGTCAGCCAGGTCGGCGAACAATCCTTCAACATCGGGCGCACCGCCTGGCTCGCCGCCGGTCTCCCCGAATCGGTCGCCAACACCACGATCGACACCCAGTGTGGGTCATCACAACAGGCCACCAACTTCGCCACTGCCCTCATCGCCAGCGGCGTCGTCGACATCGCCGTGGCGTGCGGGGTGGAAACGATGAGCCGCATCCCGATCGGCATCAACTCCAACAAGAAGCTCGGGCTCGGCGTACCGATCCCCGGCCCCTACTTCGAGCGCTACGAGATGACCTCACAGTTCGAAGGCGCCGAGCGCATCGCCGACAAGTGGGGCATCAGCCGCGAAGACACCGACGCGTTCGGGCTGCTGTCGCAGCAACGTGCTGCCCAGGCCTGGGACGAAGACCGCTTCGCCACCCAGATCGTCCCGATCGAGGCCCCCGAACGAGGCGAAGACGGCGAGAAGCTCGACACCACCCACCTCATCACGCGAGACGAGGGCCTGCGCGAGACCACCCTCGAGAAGCTGGCCACGCTCAAGCCTGTCGCCCGCGAAGACGGCGTCCACACCGCAGGCTCGGCATCGCAGATCTCCGACGGCGCCGCCGCGGTGCTCATGATGAGCGCGGCCAAGGCGGAAGAACTCGGCCTCACGCCGATGGCCCGGGTCATCGACACCGCCCTGGTCGGCGTCGACCCCGTCCTCATGCTCACCGGCCCGATCGACGCGACGCGTCACATGCTCGAGCGCACCGGCCTCACCCTCGACGACATCGACCTGTTCGAGATCAACGAAGCCTTCGCATCCGTCGTCCTGGCCTGGGCCAAGGAGTTCGACACCGACGTCGAGAAGGTCAACCCCAATGGCGGCGCGATCGCCCTTGGTCACCCCCTCGGAGGCACCGGCGCCTTCCTCATGACCAAGGCCGTCCACGAGCTCCACCGAGCCGACAAGAACACGGCCCTCATCACCATGTGCTGCGGTGGGGGAATTGGAACCGGAACCATCATCGAGCGCATCTCGTAG
- a CDS encoding LLM class F420-dependent oxidoreductase, whose product MSRYGITIPLGGKSLVEHREIYRELVDLGYTDVWSSEADGTDGFTPLALAAAWAPELRLGVAIIPAFTRGPALMAQTIASLADAAPGKFVMGIGSSSNVIVEKWNGIPFEEPYKRTRDMVRFVKAAFEGEKVTQTYDTFSVDGFRLGVRTAERPPILIAALREGMLKLAGREGDGAILNWLSVDDVTRVAPIVHAQGEGKEIVARLFVCPNPDADTVRAQARFAIAAYLNVPVYAAFHEWMGRGDVLAGMWENWKAGDRKAALAAIPDSVVDELIIHGTPEECREHVARYVEAGIDTPALAIMPFGGLDPLQAMRDLAPA is encoded by the coding sequence ATGTCGCGCTATGGCATCACCATTCCCCTCGGCGGCAAGAGCCTCGTCGAGCATCGCGAGATTTATCGCGAGCTCGTCGACCTCGGCTACACCGACGTCTGGAGCTCTGAAGCCGACGGCACCGACGGGTTCACGCCCTTGGCGCTGGCCGCCGCATGGGCGCCCGAACTCCGACTCGGCGTGGCCATCATCCCGGCGTTCACCCGCGGACCGGCGCTGATGGCCCAGACCATCGCTTCGCTGGCCGACGCCGCACCGGGCAAGTTCGTCATGGGCATCGGTTCGAGCTCCAACGTGATCGTCGAGAAATGGAACGGCATCCCGTTCGAGGAGCCCTACAAGCGCACCCGAGACATGGTGCGGTTCGTGAAGGCGGCGTTCGAGGGCGAGAAGGTCACGCAGACCTACGACACCTTCAGTGTTGACGGCTTCCGGCTCGGGGTCCGTACCGCTGAGCGGCCGCCCATCCTGATCGCCGCGCTGCGCGAGGGAATGTTGAAGCTGGCAGGCCGAGAAGGCGACGGTGCCATCCTGAATTGGCTGTCGGTCGACGACGTCACGCGAGTGGCACCGATCGTGCACGCCCAGGGTGAGGGCAAGGAGATCGTGGCTCGTTTGTTCGTCTGTCCGAACCCCGATGCCGACACCGTGCGGGCTCAGGCCCGCTTCGCCATCGCCGCCTACCTGAACGTCCCGGTCTATGCCGCCTTCCACGAGTGGATGGGGCGCGGCGACGTGCTCGCCGGGATGTGGGAGAACTGGAAGGCCGGCGACCGCAAGGCAGCGCTCGCTGCCATCCCCGACTCGGTGGTCGACGAGCTGATCATCCACGGCACGCCCGAGGAGTGCCGTGAGCACGTCGCCCGGTACGTCGAGGCGGGAATCGACACCCCCGCGCTGGCGATCATGCCGTTCGGTGGACTCGATCCACTGCAGGCAATGCGCGACCTCGCGCCGGCCTGA
- a CDS encoding DUF87 domain-containing protein, protein MERSKGKLFIGEGLDPESGDRNGHGVQLDSADFTTHGVIVGMTGSGKTGLGMVLLEETLLSGVPVLAIDPKGDLGNLCLTFPDLAPVDFEPWMDAGTARVEGTTTAALAEKTASMWKDGLAGWQLDGTDVAQLRSAARPIIYTPGANHGVPLDVLGRLTAPATTDPSARLDEVDATVSGLLGLIGVDSDPLSGREHILMANLIARAWDAGNDLDLPTLLAQLLDPPIRKLGVLDLDTFFPAADRQALVMRLNGLLASPSFASWAEGAPVDIERMLWDADGSARAAIISLGHLEETERQFAITLILSKLISWMRTQAGTSELRAMVYLDEVMGLAPPVGNPPTKKPILTLLKQARAFGVGLVLSTQNPVDLDYKAISNAGTWLIGRLQTDQDKNRLVDGLRGADGAVDIAEVERTISGLGKRQFVLRTSKSSALPKLTTRWAMSYLAGPLTREQIATLMDDKRAAAVGSPSPAGGQAATPTPATAAATATASAAPEAAPLADDESTVPPTLPSGMTPLTVRASAPWLDTLGIDPSANRLEPALAARVSLLFDDTKADLRHTEEWEAIIPLTGRSIDVAEAVEVDFDDRDFTDTMPGGSVYVLPSFELTTTLVNQTQRDLKDHLYAKQSLALLNNPELKLWSRPGESADDFGRRCQEAAETGADADAEKIRAKLEAKRSSIETAIAKAEDRVAELETQAAGARNKSIIDIGSSILGGLLGGRKRSSSLATAARRAASGNKSTSAVNARLESARNRAAEKIDDLEQLELDLQEAMIEIDDEWNQKAAVIETVEIPLEKTDITVADMDVVWLPRSR, encoded by the coding sequence ATGGAACGATCAAAAGGCAAGCTCTTCATCGGCGAGGGGCTCGACCCCGAGAGCGGCGATCGCAACGGTCACGGCGTCCAGCTCGACAGCGCAGACTTCACGACCCACGGTGTCATCGTCGGCATGACCGGATCGGGCAAGACGGGCCTGGGCATGGTCCTCCTCGAGGAGACGCTCCTCTCCGGCGTGCCCGTGCTGGCCATCGATCCCAAGGGCGATCTCGGCAATCTCTGCCTCACGTTCCCCGATCTCGCACCGGTCGACTTCGAACCGTGGATGGACGCCGGCACCGCTCGGGTCGAGGGCACCACCACCGCTGCCCTCGCCGAGAAGACCGCTTCGATGTGGAAGGACGGTTTGGCAGGCTGGCAGCTCGATGGCACCGACGTGGCCCAGCTTCGGTCGGCAGCGCGGCCGATCATCTACACCCCGGGCGCGAACCACGGCGTTCCTCTCGACGTCCTCGGGCGTCTCACGGCCCCGGCGACCACCGATCCGAGTGCCCGACTCGACGAGGTCGACGCCACCGTGTCCGGGCTGCTCGGGTTGATCGGGGTCGACTCCGATCCGCTGTCGGGTCGTGAGCACATCCTCATGGCCAACCTGATCGCACGGGCGTGGGACGCTGGCAACGACCTCGATCTCCCCACGTTGCTCGCGCAACTGCTCGACCCACCGATCCGCAAGCTCGGCGTCCTCGACCTCGACACCTTCTTCCCCGCCGCCGATCGCCAGGCATTGGTGATGCGCCTGAACGGTCTGCTGGCGTCGCCCTCGTTCGCCTCCTGGGCCGAGGGCGCACCCGTCGACATCGAGCGCATGCTCTGGGACGCCGACGGTTCGGCTCGTGCTGCGATCATCTCGCTCGGCCATCTCGAGGAGACCGAGCGCCAGTTCGCCATCACGCTCATCCTCTCCAAGCTGATCAGCTGGATGCGTACCCAAGCGGGCACCAGCGAGCTCCGGGCCATGGTCTACCTCGACGAGGTCATGGGGCTCGCGCCGCCCGTCGGGAACCCACCCACCAAGAAGCCGATCCTGACCCTCCTCAAACAGGCTCGCGCCTTCGGGGTGGGCCTGGTGCTGTCGACCCAGAACCCCGTCGACCTCGACTACAAGGCCATCAGCAATGCCGGCACCTGGCTGATCGGACGACTCCAGACCGATCAGGACAAGAACCGTCTCGTCGACGGTCTGCGCGGCGCCGACGGCGCGGTCGACATCGCCGAAGTCGAGCGCACGATCTCCGGTCTCGGCAAGCGCCAGTTCGTGCTCCGCACCTCCAAGTCGAGCGCCCTGCCGAAGCTCACCACCCGTTGGGCGATGAGCTATCTCGCGGGACCACTCACCCGAGAGCAGATCGCCACCCTCATGGACGACAAGCGGGCGGCCGCCGTCGGGAGCCCATCGCCAGCGGGCGGGCAGGCCGCAACGCCGACACCTGCAACCGCTGCAGCAACGGCGACGGCAAGTGCGGCTCCCGAGGCGGCTCCGCTCGCCGACGACGAATCGACCGTGCCCCCCACACTGCCCAGCGGGATGACACCACTCACCGTGCGGGCCTCTGCCCCATGGCTCGACACACTCGGCATCGACCCGTCGGCCAACCGTCTCGAACCTGCGCTCGCAGCTCGAGTCAGCCTGCTCTTCGACGACACGAAGGCCGACCTTCGACACACCGAGGAGTGGGAGGCGATCATCCCGCTCACCGGCCGCTCGATCGACGTCGCCGAGGCCGTCGAAGTCGACTTCGATGACCGGGACTTCACCGACACCATGCCCGGGGGTTCGGTGTACGTCCTCCCCTCGTTCGAGCTCACCACCACCCTGGTCAATCAGACGCAGCGAGACCTGAAGGACCATCTCTATGCCAAGCAGTCGCTCGCGCTGCTCAACAACCCCGAGCTCAAGCTGTGGTCGCGGCCGGGCGAGAGTGCCGACGACTTCGGGCGCCGGTGTCAGGAGGCGGCCGAGACCGGCGCCGACGCCGACGCCGAGAAGATCCGCGCCAAGCTCGAAGCGAAACGCTCGTCGATCGAGACGGCGATCGCCAAGGCCGAGGATCGAGTGGCCGAACTCGAAACCCAGGCGGCCGGCGCCCGCAACAAATCGATCATCGACATCGGGTCGAGCATCCTCGGTGGATTGCTCGGCGGGCGCAAGCGGTCATCGAGTCTGGCGACAGCAGCTCGACGTGCGGCGTCGGGCAACAAGTCGACCTCGGCGGTGAATGCCCGACTCGAGTCGGCTCGCAACCGGGCCGCCGAGAAGATCGACGACCTTGAACAGCTCGAACTCGACCTGCAAGAGGCGATGATCGAGATCGACGACGAGTGGAATCAGAAGGCGGCGGTCATCGAGACCGTCGAGATCCCACTGGAGAAGACCGACATCACGGTGGCCGACATGGACGTGGTCTGGCTCCCTCGGTCGCGCTGA
- a CDS encoding antitoxin: MGIFDKAKDMLGDAAEKAGDVADGLRDKAEDVVDKGLDAADKATGGKLHDQIDKARDLVDKIDGEVDGAADAAEDAAADAIDKIDPTN, translated from the coding sequence ATGGGGATCTTCGACAAGGCCAAGGACATGCTCGGTGACGCAGCCGAGAAGGCAGGCGACGTGGCCGACGGCCTGCGCGACAAGGCCGAAGACGTGGTCGACAAGGGCCTCGATGCAGCCGACAAGGCCACTGGCGGCAAGCTGCACGACCAGATCGACAAGGCACGCGACCTCGTCGACAAGATCGACGGCGAAGTCGATGGCGCGGCCGATGCTGCCGAGGACGCAGCGGCCGACGCGATCGACAAGATCGATCCGACCAACTGA
- a CDS encoding mismatch-specific DNA-glycosylase translates to MSDIVVKANSEDVGLRRESTLDVGALPLWLARLHRALPVDATVRVTMRGDLPVAKDVLIEGAGFSTDADKLVRERTLPDMLSPGLRAVMVGLNPSVRSADAGYGFAGPGNRFWDAAVEAGLLTEVRKPEQAMIHESVGFTDLVKRATARANEISAAEYRSGLVRLNLALGWIAPKIVIVAGLTGWRHATGEKRAAGWQPSTLGGRPVYLMPNPSGLNASTSLDDLVAHLRTALQGPPSAH, encoded by the coding sequence ATGAGTGACATCGTCGTCAAGGCCAACTCCGAAGACGTTGGTCTGCGTCGCGAGTCCACGCTCGACGTCGGGGCGCTGCCGCTCTGGCTCGCCCGACTCCATCGAGCGCTTCCCGTCGACGCCACGGTCCGCGTCACGATGCGGGGCGACCTCCCCGTGGCCAAAGACGTGTTGATCGAGGGAGCCGGCTTTTCCACCGACGCCGACAAGCTCGTCCGGGAGCGCACGCTGCCCGACATGTTGTCGCCGGGGCTCCGAGCCGTGATGGTCGGTCTGAATCCCAGCGTGCGCTCGGCGGACGCCGGCTACGGGTTCGCCGGACCCGGAAACCGCTTCTGGGACGCTGCGGTCGAGGCCGGACTCCTCACCGAGGTTCGCAAGCCGGAACAGGCGATGATCCACGAGTCGGTCGGCTTCACCGACCTGGTCAAGCGGGCCACGGCCCGGGCCAACGAGATCAGCGCCGCCGAGTACCGCTCGGGCCTCGTCCGACTGAACCTGGCGTTGGGATGGATCGCACCGAAGATCGTCATCGTCGCCGGTCTGACCGGCTGGCGGCATGCCACGGGTGAGAAGCGCGCGGCGGGCTGGCAGCCATCGACGCTCGGAGGACGCCCGGTCTACCTCATGCCGAACCCCTCGGGTCTCAACGCGAGCACCTCGCTCGATGACCTCGTTGCCCACCTGCGAACGGCGTTGCAGGGCCCGCCGTCCGCTCACTGA
- a CDS encoding phosphatase PAP2 family protein, whose product MPLRPRATELVRSFDRSVDQAFEPLRSSHVANRVAYLASESAHNSMLWHAIGITMAIVRPDLRGRAVRMAITLGIESILVNGMIKPLVRRERPGNWEVDQHQVRRPKTSSFPSGHSSSAVVAATLLDEAMPRGRVVWWSMALVVATSRIHTRMHHASDVVAGAVIGRVIGVRARSAPIPGHTPSARPAGSVSGWRSLLTIDPSGANDE is encoded by the coding sequence ATGCCCCTTCGACCACGAGCAACCGAACTGGTTCGCTCGTTCGATCGGTCGGTCGATCAGGCGTTCGAACCACTGCGGTCAAGTCACGTCGCCAATCGGGTGGCGTACCTGGCCAGTGAGAGCGCCCACAACTCGATGCTGTGGCACGCCATCGGCATCACCATGGCGATCGTGCGGCCCGACCTGCGTGGTCGGGCCGTACGCATGGCCATCACGCTCGGGATCGAGTCGATCCTCGTGAACGGAATGATCAAGCCGCTCGTCCGGCGGGAGCGGCCGGGGAACTGGGAGGTCGACCAGCACCAGGTGCGCCGGCCCAAGACCTCGAGCTTTCCGAGCGGACACTCATCGTCGGCCGTGGTTGCCGCCACCCTGCTCGACGAGGCGATGCCCCGAGGGCGCGTCGTGTGGTGGTCGATGGCGCTGGTCGTCGCCACCAGCCGCATCCACACTCGCATGCACCACGCCAGCGATGTCGTCGCCGGCGCCGTGATCGGCCGGGTCATCGGTGTGCGTGCCCGGTCGGCACCGATTCCCGGTCACACGCCATCGGCGCGACCAGCCGGTAGCGTCTCCGGGTGGCGATCCCTTCTCACCATCGATCCTTCGGGAGCCAACGATGAGTGA
- a CDS encoding SDR family oxidoreductase has translation MADLGFDGQVAIVTGSGGGLGREHALEFARRGARVVVNDLGGAVDGSGSSATAAEKVVAEIEALGGEAIANADSVATPEGGAAIVQSAIDAFGQVDIVVNNAGILRDKTFHNMTDDLLSPVIDVHLKGAFYVTLPAWIHFREQGSGRVINTSSNSGLTGNFGQSNYAAAKMGLVGLTRVLAAEGAKYNIKANAIAPVARTRMTEDILGPMADSLNPELVTPLVIWLAHQDCDTSGAVYSAAGGTVARYFIGLTQGVHRGTEITAESVRDDWDAINDETGYIVPGSPADEFGKLLNQWKNA, from the coding sequence ATGGCAGATCTCGGATTCGACGGCCAGGTCGCAATCGTCACCGGTTCGGGCGGCGGTCTGGGTCGTGAGCACGCACTCGAATTCGCACGACGTGGTGCTCGGGTCGTCGTCAACGACCTCGGCGGTGCCGTCGACGGCAGCGGTAGCAGCGCCACGGCCGCCGAGAAGGTCGTCGCCGAGATCGAGGCGCTCGGTGGTGAGGCCATCGCCAACGCCGATTCGGTGGCCACGCCCGAGGGCGGCGCCGCCATCGTGCAGTCCGCCATCGATGCCTTCGGCCAGGTCGACATCGTCGTCAACAACGCCGGCATCCTGCGCGACAAGACCTTCCACAACATGACCGACGACCTGCTGTCCCCGGTCATCGACGTCCACCTCAAGGGTGCGTTCTACGTCACCCTGCCCGCCTGGATCCACTTCCGTGAGCAGGGCTCGGGCCGGGTCATCAACACCTCGTCGAACTCCGGCCTCACCGGCAACTTCGGCCAGTCGAACTACGCCGCCGCCAAGATGGGCCTCGTCGGCCTCACTCGGGTCCTTGCGGCCGAGGGCGCCAAGTACAACATCAAGGCCAACGCCATCGCGCCGGTGGCTCGCACCCGGATGACCGAGGACATCCTCGGCCCGATGGCCGACTCGCTCAATCCCGAGTTGGTCACCCCGCTCGTCATCTGGCTTGCGCATCAAGACTGCGACACCAGCGGTGCGGTCTACTCGGCCGCCGGTGGCACCGTCGCCCGCTACTTCATCGGTCTCACCCAGGGTGTGCACCGTGGCACCGAGATCACGGCCGAGTCCGTGCGTGACGACTGGGACGCCATCAACGACGAGACCGGCTACATCGTGCCGGGCAGCCCGGCCGACGAGTTCGGCAAGCTCCTCAACCAGTGGAAGAACGCCTGA
- a CDS encoding enoyl-CoA hydratase, producing MSNETAPDQEGPDQGAAEAAVLYEVDQGVALITLNRPDRLNAWNGAIAEGYFGSLDRAAADPDVRVIVVTGAGKGFCAGADMDVLQGIGSNSGNADSAAAGPAHTHAMTIPKPVIAAVNGAAAGLGFVHALACDLRFAAAGAKLTTSFARRGLIAEHGLSWTLPRLVGQAVALDLLMSGRVVLAEEALELGLVNRVVAPGELLAETMAYARDLAVNCAPASMAVMKQQVYTHPQMSVADALAESNSMMVESLRRTDFKEGVASFLEKRPPNFAPLGDL from the coding sequence ATGTCGAACGAAACCGCGCCAGACCAAGAAGGGCCCGACCAAGGAGCGGCCGAAGCAGCGGTGCTCTACGAAGTGGATCAGGGGGTGGCGCTGATCACGCTGAACCGCCCCGACCGGCTCAACGCATGGAACGGCGCCATTGCCGAGGGCTACTTCGGTTCGCTCGATCGGGCCGCCGCCGACCCCGACGTGCGGGTCATCGTGGTCACCGGCGCTGGGAAGGGATTCTGCGCCGGGGCCGACATGGACGTCCTCCAGGGCATCGGTAGCAACTCGGGGAACGCCGATTCCGCCGCTGCCGGACCGGCCCACACCCACGCCATGACGATTCCCAAGCCGGTCATCGCGGCGGTGAACGGTGCTGCGGCTGGCCTTGGCTTCGTACATGCCCTTGCGTGCGACCTTCGCTTCGCTGCCGCCGGGGCGAAGCTCACCACCTCCTTCGCCCGTCGGGGTTTGATCGCCGAGCACGGCCTGTCGTGGACCCTGCCTCGCCTGGTCGGCCAGGCCGTTGCGCTCGACCTGCTGATGTCGGGGCGGGTCGTGCTGGCCGAAGAAGCGCTCGAGCTCGGTCTGGTGAACCGGGTGGTCGCACCCGGCGAGCTGCTGGCCGAGACGATGGCGTACGCCCGCGACCTCGCCGTGAACTGCGCGCCGGCATCGATGGCGGTCATGAAGCAGCAGGTCTACACCCACCCGCAGATGTCGGTGGCCGATGCGCTCGCCGAGTCGAATTCGATGATGGTCGAATCGCTGCGCCGCACCGACTTCAAGGAGGGCGTTGCGAGCTTCCTCGAGAAGCGTCCGCCGAACTTCGCGCCGCTGGGTGATCTGTGA